A window of the Megalopta genalis isolate 19385.01 chromosome 2, iyMegGena1_principal, whole genome shotgun sequence genome harbors these coding sequences:
- the LOC117218361 gene encoding cysteine sulfinic acid decarboxylase, which yields MNLRGPCALLIYDRGQPRGDQYAFLSARGFPVAFSHLRRDLHRMSDWRSIPCAEKHKQFLEKLLAVLIDCAFESVSRKNPVSRWRESAHLREIVKFDVKDEPCNQDNLLEIADKVFKYSVKTGHPYFMNQLFSGLDPYGLAGQWLTDVLNSSVYTYEVAPVLTLMEKTIISKLLSMFYKEENGVTVGDGLFCPGGSFSNGMAINLARFWYRKTTRSSIHISSSNLVLFTSEDAHYSVSKWANLCDVTVILIKTDNYGRMNINDLKSKIIEEQKIGNYPFSVSATAGTTVLGAFDPLIEIADVCQQFNMWMHVDAAWGGGLIFSKKHSVLLRGIERADSILFNPHKLLAVPQQCSLFLTRHQNILKEAHSKQASYLFQKDKFYPTDLDVGDKYLQCGRRPDVLKFWFMWQAKGTSGFEKHVDHLMTLSAIFKEEVETRDAFELVTDSCFINVCFWFIPPSLRNQHSLYNYKERINEVAPKLKEKMVKRGSLMINYQPLHEKPNFFRFVTQNSGVDVKDIYYVFDELENLGETM from the exons ATGAATTTGCGAGGACCTTGTGCCCTGCTTATATACGACAGAGGTCAACCGCGAGGGGATCAGTACGCATTCCTTTCTGCGCGCGGTTTCCCCGTTGCTTTTTCGCATCTACGACGAGATCTTCATCGAATGTCGGATTGGCGAAGCATACCGTGCGCGGAGAAGCACAAGCAGTTCCTCGAAAAACTGCTTGCGGTCTTAATCGATTGCGCCTTCGAAAGCGTGTCCCGTAAAAATCCTGTATCGAGATGGCGAGAATCGGCTCACCTGCGGGAAATCGTGAAGTTCGATGTCAAAGACGAGCCGTGCAATCAGGATAATCTCTTGGAGATCGCTGACAAAGTCTTCAAGTACAGCGTCAAAACCGGTCACCCTTACTTCatgaatcaattattttctgg ATTGGATCCGTATGGTTTAGCTGGACAATGGCTCACCGACGTATTAAACTCTTCAGTGTATACTTACGAGGTGGCGCCGGTTTTAACATTAATGGAGAAGaccataatttcgaaattgctGAGCATGTTCTACAAGGAGGAAAATGGTGTTACTGTTGGAGACGGTCTATTCTGCCCAGGAGGTTCCTTCTCTAATGGAATGGCTATTAATTTGGCCCGATTTTGGTACAGAAAAACGACACGAAGT AGTATACATATATCATCTTCGAATTTGGTGCTGTTCACATCCGAGGACGCGCATTATTCGGTCTCAAAATGGGCTAATTTATGCGATGTGACGGTGATTTTAATAAAAACTGACAATTACGGTAGGATGAATATCAATGACTTGAAATCTAAGATAATCGAGGAACAGAAGATTGGAAATTACCCTTTCTCAGTTTCTGCAACCGCGG GAACGACGGTGTTAGGTGCCTTCGATCCATTAATCGAAATTGCGGATGTTTGCCAGCAATTTAACATGTGGATGCACGTGGATGCAGCTTGGGGAGGTGGTTTGATATTCAGTAAAAAACACAGTGTCCTTCTGCGAGGAATAGAAAGAGCTGATTCCATTTTGTTTAATCCACACAAATTATTAGCTGTTCCTCAACAATGTTCCCTATTTCTGACCAGGcatcaaaatattttaaaagagGCACATTCCAAGCAGGCTTCTTATCTTTTTCAAAAAGACAAATTCTATCCCACCGATTTAGATGTTGGGGACAAGTACTTGCAGTGTGGACGCAGACCAGATGTGTTAAAATTTTGGTTCATGTGGCAGGCTAAG GGTACATCAGGTTTCGAAAAGCATGTCGACCACTTGATGACACTCTCAGCTATTTTTAAAGAAGAAGTAGAAACAAGGGATGCCTTTGAATTAGTAACAGATTCGTGTTTTATAAATGTTTGTTTTTGGTTCATTCCGCCATCTTTGAGAAATCAGCATTCGTTATACAATTATAAGGAACGAATAAATGAA GTTGCACCAAAATTGAAGGAGAAGATGGTCAAGAGAGGCAGCTTAATGATTAACTACCAACCGCTTCATGAGAAACCAAATTTCTTTCGATTTGTAACTCAAAATTCTGGCGTGGATGTAAAGGATATTTATTATGTCTTTGACGAGTTAGAAAATCTTGGAGAAACCATGTGA
- the LOC117218360 gene encoding protein UXT homolog: protein MNPDIQHKILLYETIVNDVLKDDLLSLEQKLDSKNTEIAEFVQLKSVIATLQDNEFDKCGFKTQINVGQNFYIEAQVPDASTILLDIGLGHYLELTLDRALVVINARIKLLEEQIALYRKEIAKAKAHIKLILLLLRELQGIKE from the coding sequence ATGAATCCTGATATTCAACACAAGATCTTGCTGTATGAGACAATTGTCAATGACGTATTAAAAGACGATCTTCTTTCGTTAGAACAAAAGCTCGACTCCAAAAATACAGAGATCGCAGAGTTCGTTCAGCTAAAGTCTGTTATCGCTACTCTTCAGGATAATGAATTCGATAAATGTGGTTTCAAGACTCAAATAAACGTTGGACAAAATTTCTATATCGAAGCACAAGTGCCCGATGCATCCACAATCCTTTTGGATATTGGTTTAGGACATTATTTGGAATTGACTCTAGACCGTGCATTAGTAGTTATCAATGCGCGAATTAAGCTGTTGGAAGAGCAGATTGCGCTGTATCGCAAAGAGATAGCAAAGGCAAAGGCTCACATAAAATTGATCCTTCTCCTTCTGAGAGAATTACAGGGCATAAAAGAATAA